A genomic region of Borreliella burgdorferi B31 contains the following coding sequences:
- a CDS encoding complement regulator-acquiring protein, producing the protein MLLFFFAYSPDPNKSKLKHNNKFNLITTNLNTTKLSIIVATLTLICISCAVSPMAPEVNSYTNTKEDTENLKNASGDINSLSQKSLKEVTIAKLKEFGNKLTAQKNEETTKIEKITAEKESDLLETLDSKIQPVYFTKPETTEETKNNVKMQIKRIIYSSLDYDKGEIKKLKEIIEKVKGKDGGEYMIIDLLYGKALDIQTQIDKHLESTKEDNLNTLSEENLKELLIHVEFDLILKEKFKKALKKTVGEVPQEIQKIEKETNIK; encoded by the coding sequence ATTCTTCTCTTTTTTTTTGCTTACAGCCCAGATCCAAATAAATCCAAACTAAAACACAATAATAAATTTAATCTAATAACAACTAACCTAAACACAACCAAGCTTAGCATCATCGTAGCAACACTGACCTTAATTTGCATCTCATGCGCCGTTAGTCCAATGGCTCCAGAAGTAAACAGCTACACCAATACAAAAGAAGACACCGAAAATTTAAAAAATGCATCTGGGGACATTAATTCTTTAAGTCAAAAATCTCTAAAAGAAGTTACAATCGCAAAATTAAAAGAATTTGGCAATAAACTAACAGCTCAAAAAAATGAAGAAACTACAAAAATAGAAAAAATTACTGCCGAAAAAGAATCTGATCTCTTAGAAACTCTTGACAGTAAAATCCAGCCTGTGTATTTTACTAAACCAGAAACAACCGAAGAAACTAAAAATAATGTAAAAATGCAAATAAAAAGAATAATTTATTCATCCTTGGATTACGATAAAGGGGAAATAAAGAAATTAAAAGAAATTATTGAAAAAGTTAAGGGAAAAGATGGGGGCGAATACATGATTATAGATCTACTCTATGGCAAAGCTCTAGATATTCAAACACAAATAGACAAACATTTAGAATCAACAAAAGAAGATAATTTAAACACTCTAAGCGAAGAAAATTTAAAAGAACTACTAATACACGTAGAATTTGACTTAATACTAAAAGAAAAGTTCAAAAAAGCTTTGAAAAAAACTGTTGGAGAAGTTCCCCAAGAAATTCAAAAAATTGAAAAAGAGACTAATATAAAATAA
- a CDS encoding complement regulator-acquiring protein, which produces MNKIKLSILITLGITTFFSCDLNNKDNKDKVASFTETKYNELSPQKGTKTQDQRSTKNLKVSNKGEADLIDKLFEILAREMTIIKKEKLQTEIPSQFGLKNSMFELLNVYKIDSTNGTRLQEKMNSSLAESQKMRRQFYSSLSYNTTDIFNLAEIVNKLYKDPKAHDTIKKISGGIRIQQGFEVALEDLAINMDKLKANDFNKNTLEEIYNLIVDLTLIKKEWLSTIETLIKSSNATLELQYNTEKLNDHIEQTYKDTMISLCLKSEQTLLHLDTLFKFNNN; this is translated from the coding sequence TTGAATAAAATAAAATTATCAATATTAATAACATTGGGGATAACGACATTTTTCTCTTGCGATCTAAACAACAAAGACAACAAAGACAAAGTAGCAAGCTTTACGGAAACAAAATACAATGAATTAAGTCCTCAAAAAGGCACAAAAACACAAGATCAAAGATCAACAAAAAACTTAAAAGTTTCAAACAAAGGCGAAGCGGATCTAATTGACAAGCTTTTTGAAATTTTAGCAAGAGAAATGACAATAATAAAAAAAGAAAAACTTCAAACAGAAATACCCAGCCAATTTGGACTAAAAAATAGCATGTTTGAACTGCTTAATGTTTACAAAATTGACTCCACAAATGGCACAAGGCTTCAAGAAAAAATGAACTCAAGCCTCGCAGAATCTCAAAAAATGAGAAGACAATTTTATTCATCACTAAGCTATAACACCACTGATATTTTCAATTTAGCAGAGATTGTAAACAAACTTTACAAAGACCCAAAAGCCCACGATACAATAAAAAAAATATCAGGTGGTATACGAATCCAACAAGGATTTGAAGTTGCACTTGAAGATTTAGCAATCAACATGGATAAGCTAAAAGCAAATGATTTTAACAAAAATACTTTGGAAGAAATTTATAATTTAATTGTTGATTTAACCTTAATAAAAAAAGAATGGCTTAGCACAATAGAAACACTAATTAAAAGCTCAAATGCTACCTTGGAGCTACAATACAATACAGAAAAGCTAAACGACCACATTGAGCAAACATATAAAGATACTATGATTTCTCTTTGCTTGAAATCCGAGCAAACATTACTTCACTTAGACACATTATTTAAATTTAATAATAATTAA
- a CDS encoding Lp6.6 family lipoprotein, which produces MTKLMYAIFLSAILFVACETTRISDEMENTSDEDSKVTAPMTDKDMMKSMPDKNTKSMKQPMTKSMKK; this is translated from the coding sequence ATGACAAAATTAATGTACGCTATATTTTTGAGTGCAATATTATTTGTTGCTTGCGAAACTACAAGAATTTCAGATGAGATGGAAAATACTAGCGATGAAGATTCAAAAGTTACAGCTCCAATGACAGATAAAGATATGATGAAGTCAATGCCAGACAAAAATACCAAATCAATGAAGCAACCTATGACAAAGTCAATGAAAAAGTAA
- a CDS encoding complement regulator-acquiring protein has translation MKKAKLNIIKINIITMILTLICISCAPFNKINPKANENTKLKKNTRLKKPANPGENIQNFKDKSGDLGASDEKFMGTTASELKAIGKELEDRKNQYDIQIAKITNEESNLLDTYIRAYELANENEKMLLKRFLLSSLDYKKENIETLKEILEKLINNYENDPKIAANFLYRIALDIQLKLEKHLKSINEKLDTLSKENSKEDLEALLEQVKSALQLQEKFKKTLNKTLEDYRKNTNNIQENKVLAEHFNKYYKDSDSLQSAFY, from the coding sequence TTGAAAAAAGCCAAACTAAATATAATCAAGATTAATATTATTACAATGATATTAACTTTAATTTGCATCTCATGTGCACCTTTTAACAAAATCAATCCCAAGGCAAATGAAAACACCAAGCTTAAAAAAAACACCAGACTGAAAAAACCCGCCAATCCAGGGGAAAACATCCAAAATTTTAAAGATAAATCTGGAGACCTTGGCGCTTCTGATGAAAAATTTATGGGAACTACCGCTTCAGAGCTAAAAGCAATTGGTAAGGAGCTAGAAGATCGAAAAAATCAATACGATATACAAATAGCCAAAATTACTAATGAAGAATCTAACCTATTAGATACTTATATTCGGGCTTATGAACTAGCTAACGAAAATGAAAAAATGCTTTTAAAAAGATTTCTTCTTTCATCTTTAGATTATAAAAAAGAAAACATAGAGACATTAAAAGAAATTCTTGAAAAACTCATAAATAATTACGAAAACGACCCCAAAATTGCTGCAAATTTCCTTTATCGCATAGCGCTGGATATTCAATTAAAACTGGAAAAGCACTTAAAATCAATAAATGAAAAACTGGACACTCTAAGCAAAGAAAATTCAAAAGAAGATTTAGAGGCGTTGCTAGAACAAGTAAAATCTGCCTTACAGCTACAAGAAAAGTTTAAAAAAACCCTAAACAAAACTCTTGAAGATTACCGTAAAAATACTAACAACATTCAAGAAAATAAAGTACTAGCAGAACACTTTAATAAATATTACAAAGACTCTGATTCTTTACAATCTGCCTTTTATTAA
- a CDS encoding complement regulator-acquiring protein, whose translation MKIKPLIQLKLLGLFLFSCTIDANLNEDYKNKVKGILNKAADDQETTSADTNSNAAKNIPIADNDKVAAELKKQSQAAKTVAAAPNKGSQNQPQTTPNKGSQNQQAAPSPQLQSLSFSADLSNLPKTTAARAASLTKQRIPIQAVTTVPGNTRTFNSRNSGLPTFALNYSFSQPTRQQTNSSSAVQTTTSSGSKLQTLKNELIRAISEEKNKTQNNFGFRETYDQFKMKDSAFELLDVISSAKVYDRSYAPQLNSNTPEAENERNKFYALMDFDQYKIEQFGSIMEALYNENQNHSLIRELMISGLGTQISFELALEEINKKIEIFNQDYLNAKINSFDFTMKLKELKSKLNQILDKRKEWSRQADGLIANASSNSSLSDSKSLAEYIKKRYLDNMQNARQSVLEAYISIM comes from the coding sequence TTGAAAATCAAACCATTAATACAATTAAAGCTTTTGGGATTGTTTTTATTTTCTTGCACGATTGATGCCAATCTAAACGAAGATTATAAAAACAAAGTAAAAGGAATACTTAATAAGGCAGCAGATGATCAAGAAACAACAAGTGCTGATACAAACTCAAATGCTGCAAAAAATATACCAATTGCTGACAATGACAAAGTAGCAGCAGAGCTAAAAAAACAATCGCAAGCGGCAAAAACAGTAGCAGCAGCGCCAAATAAAGGATCGCAAAATCAACCACAAACAACACCAAATAAAGGATCGCAAAATCAACAAGCAGCACCAAGCCCACAATTGCAAAGCTTAAGTTTTAGCGCAGATCTGTCAAATCTGCCAAAAACAACAGCAGCAAGAGCTGCATCACTAACAAAACAAAGAATACCTATTCAAGCCGTTACAACCGTACCCGGAAATACAAGAACTTTTAACAGCAGAAATAGCGGGCTGCCAACATTTGCCTTAAACTACAGCTTTAGTCAACCAACAAGACAGCAAACAAATTCAAGCTCTGCTGTACAAACAACAACATCTTCTGGCAGTAAATTACAAACATTAAAAAACGAACTTATTAGAGCAATTTCTGAAGAAAAAAATAAAACACAAAACAACTTTGGATTTAGAGAAACTTACGATCAATTCAAAATGAAAGATTCTGCATTTGAACTGCTAGATGTTATTTCAAGTGCTAAAGTTTATGACAGAAGTTACGCGCCACAGCTTAACTCTAACACACCAGAAGCAGAAAATGAAAGAAATAAATTCTATGCGCTTATGGATTTTGATCAATACAAAATTGAACAATTTGGATCAATAATGGAAGCTCTTTACAATGAGAATCAAAATCACAGCTTAATAAGAGAATTAATGATATCAGGGCTTGGAACACAAATTTCTTTCGAACTTGCACTAGAAGAAATAAATAAAAAAATTGAAATCTTTAACCAGGATTACTTAAACGCTAAAATCAACAGTTTTGATTTCACCATGAAGCTAAAAGAGCTTAAATCAAAACTAAATCAAATATTAGATAAAAGAAAAGAATGGTCAAGACAAGCTGATGGGCTTATTGCTAATGCTAGCTCTAATTCAAGTTTAAGCGATTCCAAATCCTTAGCAGAGTACATTAAAAAAAGATACCTAGATAATATGCAAAATGCTCGCCAGTCTGTTCTTGAAGCATACATTAGTATAATGTAA
- a CDS encoding complement regulator-acquiring protein, whose translation MKNNKLIAIFLLHVLTVLILISCSLEVKDSNESKKHKKEKRKGKVENLLVAINNLKNPTKPAAGKNKANSKASKQKNNPNANANNAPKKILDPEVAKLIQKILDRSENIIQISEMDSSRGEPNDQFGMRAEIFSKIFFNANSTVHFDSHEYTEERRMLYTSLNFNEGKIFNLGQILSKLSQDSNYRGLVKETLINRGFSIQLAMEEISAKILNVKDKLQQLNKPNLETLYNDFEKLTSLKEKWLKDTDDLIDEYNTNPDLQTDVSKLNDTLRSKNSRAQFANIHDIILDLVNTTTNILAPIQ comes from the coding sequence TTGAAAAATAATAAATTAATTGCAATATTTTTATTGCATGTATTAACTGTGCTAATTTTGATTTCTTGCTCTCTGGAAGTCAAAGACAGCAATGAAAGCAAAAAGCATAAAAAAGAGAAAAGGAAAGGAAAAGTAGAAAATCTGCTTGTTGCTATTAATAATTTAAAAAATCCAACAAAGCCCGCAGCTGGAAAAAATAAAGCAAATTCAAAGGCTTCAAAACAAAAAAATAATCCCAACGCTAATGCCAACAATGCTCCAAAAAAAATATTAGATCCTGAAGTTGCAAAGCTAATACAAAAAATACTGGACAGATCTGAGAATATTATTCAAATAAGCGAAATGGATTCTTCCAGGGGTGAACCTAATGACCAATTTGGAATGAGAGCAGAAATATTTAGTAAAATATTTTTCAATGCAAACTCAACAGTGCATTTTGACAGCCACGAATATACAGAAGAGAGAAGGATGCTTTACACATCTTTAAATTTCAACGAAGGAAAAATTTTTAATCTTGGGCAAATTTTATCAAAACTCAGCCAAGACTCAAACTACAGAGGTTTGGTTAAAGAAACTCTTATAAACAGAGGCTTTAGCATTCAATTAGCAATGGAAGAAATCAGCGCAAAAATACTAAATGTAAAAGATAAACTACAACAGCTAAACAAACCTAATTTGGAAACACTCTACAATGATTTTGAAAAACTTACATCACTTAAAGAAAAATGGCTAAAAGACACAGATGACCTTATTGACGAGTACAATACTAACCCTGACTTACAAACTGACGTTTCAAAATTAAATGACACCTTAAGATCAAAAAATTCAAGAGCTCAATTTGCAAACATTCACGATATAATTTTGGACTTAGTAAACACGACTACCAATATTCTTGCTCCAATTCAGTAA
- a CDS encoding complement regulator-acquiring protein, with protein MKKAKLNIIKINIIAMILTLICTSCAPFSKIDPKANANTKPKKITNPGENTQNFEDKSGDLSTSDEKIMETIASELKAIGKELEDQKKEENIQIAKIAKEKFDFLSTFKVGPYDLIDEDIQMKIKRTLYSSLDYKKENIEKLKEILEILKKNSEHYNIIGRLIYHISWGIQFQIEQNLELIQNGVENLSQEESKSLLMQIKSNLEIKQRLKKTLNETLKVYNQNTQDNEKILAEHFNKYYKDFDTLKPAFY; from the coding sequence TTGAAAAAAGCCAAACTAAATATAATCAAGATTAATATTATTGCAATGATATTAACTTTAATTTGCACCTCATGCGCACCTTTTAGCAAAATCGATCCTAAAGCAAATGCAAACACTAAGCCAAAAAAAATCACCAATCCGGGGGAAAACACCCAAAATTTTGAAGATAAATCTGGAGACCTTAGCACTTCTGATGAAAAAATTATGGAAACTATCGCTTCAGAGCTAAAAGCAATTGGTAAGGAACTGGAAGATCAAAAAAAAGAAGAAAATATACAAATAGCTAAAATTGCTAAGGAAAAATTTGATTTCCTAAGCACTTTTAAAGTTGGTCCTTACGATCTTATTGATGAAGATATCCAAATGAAAATAAAAAGAACGCTTTACTCATCTTTAGATTATAAAAAAGAAAATATAGAAAAATTAAAAGAAATTCTTGAAATACTTAAAAAAAATTCCGAACATTACAATATAATTGGAAGATTGATTTATCACATATCATGGGGCATTCAATTCCAAATAGAGCAAAATTTAGAATTAATACAAAATGGAGTAGAAAATCTAAGTCAAGAAGAATCTAAATCATTGCTAATGCAAATAAAATCCAACTTAGAGATAAAACAAAGACTTAAAAAAACCTTAAACGAAACTCTTAAAGTTTACAATCAAAATACTCAAGATAATGAGAAAATACTGGCAGAACACTTTAATAAATATTACAAAGATTTTGATACTTTAAAACCTGCCTTTTACTAA